In one Streptomyces marincola genomic region, the following are encoded:
- a CDS encoding cystathionine gamma-synthase yields MNEQHTRRHFETAAIHAGQEPDAVTGAVVPPVHLSSTFKQDGVGGLRGGYEYSRSANPTRTALEDNLAAIEGGRRALAFASGLAAEDCLLRTVLKPGDHLLIPNDAYGGTFRLIAKVVERWGVAWSVADTGDAESVRAGLRPETKLVWVETPSNPLLGITDIAVVADIARAAGARLVVDNTFASPYLQQPLALGADVVVHSTTKYLGGHSDVVGGALVTSDAALGEELAFHQNAMGAIAGPFDAWLVARGIKTLAVRMDRHGQNAGRIAEFLTAHPKVVQVYYPGLPTHPGHEIAAKQMRGFGGMVSFRVAGGEAAAVEVCDRARLFTLAESLGGVESLIEHPGRMTHASVAGSALEVPADLVRLSVGIEAVDDLLADLGRALG; encoded by the coding sequence ATGAACGAGCAGCACACGCGGCGGCACTTCGAGACCGCCGCCATCCACGCCGGGCAGGAGCCCGACGCGGTCACGGGCGCGGTCGTCCCGCCCGTCCACCTGTCGTCCACGTTCAAGCAGGACGGCGTCGGCGGGCTGCGGGGCGGATACGAGTACAGCCGCTCCGCGAACCCGACCCGCACCGCCCTGGAGGACAACCTCGCGGCCATCGAGGGCGGGCGGCGAGCGCTCGCGTTCGCCTCGGGACTGGCCGCGGAGGACTGCCTGCTGCGCACGGTGCTGAAGCCGGGCGACCACCTGCTGATCCCGAACGACGCGTACGGCGGCACGTTCCGCCTCATCGCGAAGGTCGTGGAGCGGTGGGGCGTCGCGTGGTCGGTCGCGGACACCGGCGACGCCGAGTCGGTGCGCGCCGGGCTGCGGCCCGAGACGAAGCTGGTGTGGGTGGAGACGCCGTCCAACCCGCTGCTCGGCATCACGGACATCGCCGTGGTCGCCGACATCGCCAGGGCGGCGGGGGCCAGGCTCGTCGTCGACAACACGTTCGCCAGCCCCTACCTCCAGCAGCCGCTCGCGCTCGGGGCCGACGTGGTCGTGCACTCCACGACCAAGTATTTGGGCGGGCACTCCGACGTGGTGGGCGGCGCGCTGGTCACCTCGGACGCGGCGCTCGGCGAGGAGCTGGCGTTCCACCAGAACGCCATGGGCGCCATCGCGGGCCCCTTCGACGCGTGGCTGGTGGCGCGCGGCATCAAGACGCTCGCGGTGCGCATGGACCGGCACGGGCAGAACGCGGGGCGGATCGCCGAGTTCCTCACCGCGCACCCCAAGGTGGTCCAGGTGTACTACCCGGGGCTGCCCACGCACCCGGGGCACGAGATCGCCGCGAAGCAGATGAGGGGCTTCGGCGGAATGGTGTCGTTCCGGGTGGCGGGCGGCGAGGCGGCGGCGGTCGAGGTGTGCGACCGGGCGCGGCTGTTCACGCTGGCCGAGTCGCTCGGCGGGGTCGAGTCGCTGATCGAGCACCCGGGTCGGATGACGCACGCCTCCGTCGCGGGGTCGGCGCTCGAAGTGCCCGCGGACCTGGTGCGTCTCTCGGTCGGCATCGAGGCCGTGGACGACCTGCTGGCCGACCTCGGCCGCGCCCTGGGCTGA